In one window of Methanosarcina vacuolata Z-761 DNA:
- a CDS encoding AMP-binding protein has product MTSLLSQFVSKTDFESYDDFEKNFKILVPENFNFAYDVVDAYARDSPEKIAMIWCDDNGEEKIFTFKDLKYYSDKTANFFAKHGIGKGDYVMLTLKSRYEFWYCIIALHKLGAIAVPATHMLKTRDIVYRIKKAGLKMIVCISENEVPEQIDEAHSECENIPLKKAVVGEYTGEGWIDFRKELEEASPDFERPSGEAATKNSDISLVYFSSGTASFPKMVEHDFTYPLGHILTAKYWQNVKDDGLHYTVADSGWGKCVWGKLYGQWIAGCAVFVYDYDRFEAKNMLEKATKYGVTTFCAPPTIYRFLIKEDLSKYNFSTVKYAVVAGEPLNPEVYNRFLEFTGIKLMEGFGQTETVVTIATYPWMEPKPGSIGKPSPGFKIELMDRDGRLCEVGEEGELVINTKENKPVGLFVHYGKDPEKTKEAWHDGYYHTGDMAWMDEDGYLWFVGRADDIIKTSGYKVGPFEVESALIQHPAVLECAITGAPDPIRGQIIKATVVLTKGYAPGEELKKELQNHVKSVTAPYKYPRIIEFVDELPKTISGKIRRVEIRDKDQNELN; this is encoded by the coding sequence ATGACTTCTTTGCTCAGCCAATTTGTTTCCAAAACCGACTTTGAATCCTATGATGACTTTGAGAAAAATTTCAAAATCCTTGTTCCTGAAAACTTCAACTTTGCCTATGATGTAGTCGATGCCTATGCAAGAGATTCCCCTGAGAAGATCGCAATGATCTGGTGTGACGATAATGGGGAAGAGAAAATCTTTACTTTCAAAGACTTGAAGTACTACAGCGACAAAACTGCAAATTTCTTTGCAAAGCACGGGATAGGTAAAGGCGACTATGTAATGCTCACCTTAAAGAGCCGGTATGAGTTCTGGTACTGTATTATTGCGCTGCATAAACTGGGAGCCATTGCTGTACCTGCAACACATATGCTCAAGACACGAGACATTGTATACCGGATTAAAAAAGCCGGATTGAAGATGATCGTCTGCATATCGGAAAACGAAGTTCCCGAACAGATAGACGAAGCCCACTCCGAATGCGAAAATATCCCGCTCAAAAAAGCAGTCGTTGGAGAATATACAGGGGAGGGCTGGATTGATTTCAGGAAAGAGCTCGAAGAAGCCTCCCCTGATTTTGAACGGCCTTCGGGCGAGGCTGCTACGAAAAATAGCGATATTTCTCTCGTTTATTTCTCCTCAGGAACAGCGAGCTTCCCTAAAATGGTGGAACACGATTTCACCTATCCTCTCGGGCATATTCTCACCGCAAAGTACTGGCAGAACGTGAAAGATGACGGGCTGCATTATACGGTTGCAGACAGTGGATGGGGAAAATGCGTATGGGGAAAACTCTATGGGCAGTGGATAGCCGGTTGTGCGGTCTTTGTCTATGACTATGATCGGTTTGAAGCCAAAAATATGCTTGAAAAAGCCACGAAATACGGGGTTACAACCTTCTGCGCTCCGCCAACCATCTACCGTTTCCTGATCAAGGAAGATCTCTCAAAGTATAATTTCAGTACCGTGAAATATGCGGTCGTTGCAGGCGAACCTCTTAACCCTGAGGTATACAACAGGTTCCTCGAATTTACAGGAATAAAGCTTATGGAAGGTTTCGGGCAGACCGAAACCGTTGTAACTATCGCAACGTACCCCTGGATGGAACCAAAACCCGGATCCATCGGGAAGCCGTCTCCGGGCTTTAAAATTGAACTGATGGACAGGGACGGCAGACTTTGTGAGGTCGGAGAAGAAGGAGAACTCGTAATCAACACAAAGGAAAACAAGCCTGTCGGACTCTTCGTCCACTATGGGAAAGATCCTGAGAAAACTAAGGAAGCATGGCACGATGGCTACTACCATACAGGAGATATGGCCTGGATGGATGAAGATGGCTACCTTTGGTTTGTGGGAAGAGCTGATGATATCATAAAGACCTCAGGATATAAAGTCGGACCTTTTGAAGTGGAAAGCGCCCTTATCCAGCACCCTGCAGTACTCGAATGCGCAATTACAGGTGCTCCTGATCCTATAAGGGGCCAGATTATCAAGGCAACCGTTGTGCTCACAAAAGGATACGCACCTGGAGAAGAGCTTAAAAAAGAGCTTCAGAATCACGTAAAAAGTGTCACTGCTCCCTACAAGTATCCGCGCATAATAGAGTTTGTAGACGAGCTTCCAAAGACCATTAGCGGAAAAATTCGCAGGGTCGAGATCCGGGATAAGGACCAGAATGAACTAAACTAA
- a CDS encoding 4Fe-4S dicluster domain-containing protein, which translates to MSKDDKKEPYPVINTLECKACGRCLLACPKGVLSMSENLNARGYHYVEYKGEGCSGCASCYYTCPEPLAIEIHIPLKEEEDR; encoded by the coding sequence ATGTCAAAGGATGATAAAAAAGAACCATACCCTGTAATTAATACTCTGGAGTGTAAGGCCTGCGGACGTTGCCTTCTAGCCTGCCCTAAAGGCGTACTTTCCATGAGTGAAAACCTGAATGCCCGGGGATACCATTATGTGGAATACAAAGGGGAGGGCTGCTCAGGCTGTGCAAGCTGCTATTATACATGCCCTGAACCGCTTGCAATCGAGATTCATATTCCCCTTAAAGAAGAGGAAGACAGGTAA
- a CDS encoding 3-methyl-2-oxobutanoate dehydrogenase subunit VorB, producing MATQLIKGNSAIIVGALYAGCDCFFGYPITPASEILHDASKYLPKIGRKFVQAESEEAAINMVYGGASAGHRVMTSSSGPGISLMQEGISYLAGSELPCVIVDIMRAGPGLGNIGPEQGDYNQVVKGGGHGNYKNIVLAPNSVQEMCDFTMKAFELSFKYRNPAVVLADGVLGQMIESLEFPKQAIVPEIDTTWAVNGTAETRPNLITSIFLDFDQLGKFNEKLQVKYELIRQNEIDYEEYLTDDASIVLVSYGISSRICRSAVDLARQEGIKVGLFRPKTLFPFPEAQLKALADKGCSFISVEMSNGQMIYDVRLAINCSQPVELVNRMGGNLMTLDQIMDKIRKMAGEA from the coding sequence ATGGCAACACAACTAATAAAAGGTAACTCTGCAATAATTGTCGGTGCACTATATGCCGGATGTGACTGTTTCTTTGGGTATCCTATAACTCCGGCAAGTGAGATTCTACATGATGCATCCAAATATTTGCCAAAAATAGGCCGGAAATTCGTCCAGGCCGAATCCGAAGAGGCGGCGATCAACATGGTCTACGGAGGAGCATCGGCAGGGCACAGGGTCATGACATCATCTTCAGGCCCTGGAATTAGTCTGATGCAAGAAGGAATTTCCTACCTTGCTGGCTCTGAACTTCCCTGCGTGATTGTAGACATTATGCGGGCAGGACCAGGCCTTGGAAATATAGGGCCGGAACAGGGAGATTATAACCAGGTAGTAAAAGGCGGAGGGCACGGGAACTACAAAAATATCGTGCTTGCCCCGAACTCAGTGCAGGAAATGTGCGACTTTACTATGAAAGCTTTTGAGCTTTCTTTTAAGTACAGGAACCCAGCTGTAGTGCTTGCAGACGGGGTACTAGGGCAGATGATCGAGTCACTCGAATTCCCGAAGCAAGCTATTGTTCCTGAGATTGATACAACCTGGGCGGTCAACGGTACAGCTGAAACCAGGCCTAACCTGATAACCTCTATTTTCCTGGATTTCGATCAACTTGGAAAGTTCAATGAAAAACTGCAGGTAAAGTACGAGCTCATAAGGCAGAATGAAATCGATTACGAAGAGTACCTTACAGATGATGCTTCAATTGTCCTTGTTTCTTATGGGATCAGCAGCCGGATTTGCAGGTCAGCCGTGGATCTTGCAAGGCAGGAAGGCATTAAAGTCGGGCTTTTCAGGCCTAAAACTCTCTTCCCGTTCCCCGAGGCGCAGTTGAAAGCTCTGGCAGATAAGGGCTGCTCCTTTATTTCCGTGGAAATGAGCAATGGGCAGATGATATATGATGTCAGGCTTGCAATCAACTGTTCACAGCCTGTAGAGCTTGTAAATCGTATGGGAGGAAACCTGATGACCCTTGACCAGATTATGGACAAAATCAGGAAAATGGCAGGGGAGGCGTGA